One window of the Mycobacterium sp. SVM_VP21 genome contains the following:
- a CDS encoding nitroreductase family protein — protein sequence MNLNLSADEVLTTTRSVRKRLDLDKPVPREVLMECLEIALQAPTGSNAQGWQWMFVTDPVKKQALADIYRANAMPYLNRMKPDYGDGDVRSERMEFVSGSAKYLAENLQDVPVLMIPCLEGRPETGGLGLSASFWASLFPAAWSYCLALRNRGLGSCWTTLHLLGDGEKQAAEVLGIPYEEYSQGGLFPIAYTKGTDFKPAQRLPAEQVAHWDSW from the coding sequence ATGAACCTCAACTTGTCCGCCGACGAAGTCCTGACCACCACGCGATCGGTCCGCAAACGCCTCGATCTCGACAAGCCGGTTCCCCGCGAGGTGCTGATGGAGTGTCTTGAGATCGCTCTGCAGGCGCCCACCGGATCCAACGCTCAGGGCTGGCAGTGGATGTTTGTCACCGACCCGGTCAAGAAGCAGGCGCTCGCCGACATCTACCGGGCGAACGCCATGCCGTATCTGAACCGGATGAAGCCCGACTACGGCGACGGCGACGTGCGCAGCGAACGGATGGAGTTCGTCAGCGGCTCAGCCAAATATCTGGCGGAGAACCTGCAGGACGTACCGGTGCTGATGATCCCGTGTCTGGAGGGCCGGCCCGAGACGGGAGGACTGGGGCTCAGTGCGTCGTTCTGGGCGTCGCTGTTCCCGGCCGCGTGGAGCTACTGCCTGGCGTTGCGCAACCGTGGACTGGGTTCCTGTTGGACGACGCTGCACCTGCTCGGGGACGGCGAGAAGCAGGCCGCCGAGGTGCTCGGCATCCCGTACGAGGAGTACAGCCAGGGCGGGCTGTTCCCGATCGCCTACACCAAGGGCACCGACTTCAAGCCGGCCCAGCGGCTGCCGGCCGAGCAGGTGGCGCACTGGGACAGTTGGTGA
- a CDS encoding sirohydrochlorin chelatase → MTPLILAAHGSRDPRSAANLRAVADRLAESRPRLDVRVAFLEHNAPSLRDVLAALPIGRQAVLTPFLLSSAYHARIDIPEQVKNCRTALRNADPLGEDDRLITVMHDRLAELGVSKFDTELGVVVTAVGSSVAEANARTVQVASKLAADTCWAAATTAFVTGSGKTPEQAVDELRRRGIRRVAITPWFLAPGLLLDRVAKFAAESKIPLAEPLGAHPLVAETVANRYDRALAQPAAA, encoded by the coding sequence ATGACCCCGCTCATTCTGGCCGCTCACGGGAGCAGAGATCCGCGATCGGCGGCGAACCTACGCGCCGTAGCCGACCGGTTGGCCGAGAGTCGCCCGCGCCTGGACGTGCGGGTGGCGTTCTTGGAGCACAATGCGCCGAGTCTCCGGGACGTTCTTGCCGCGTTGCCGATCGGGCGGCAGGCAGTGCTCACGCCGTTCCTGCTGTCGAGCGCCTACCACGCCCGCATCGACATTCCCGAACAGGTGAAAAATTGCCGAACAGCTCTGCGCAATGCGGACCCGCTCGGTGAGGACGACCGGTTGATCACCGTGATGCACGACCGGTTGGCGGAACTGGGCGTCTCCAAATTCGACACTGAGCTCGGCGTGGTGGTGACCGCGGTCGGTTCTTCGGTTGCCGAGGCGAATGCCCGGACGGTGCAGGTAGCTTCCAAGCTGGCCGCCGATACCTGTTGGGCCGCGGCGACGACCGCGTTCGTGACCGGGTCGGGCAAGACTCCGGAGCAAGCCGTAGACGAGTTGCGTCGACGGGGGATCCGTCGGGTGGCGATCACACCCTGGTTCCTGGCTCCGGGCCTTCTGCTCGACCGTGTGGCGAAATTCGCTGCGGAGAGCAAGATTCCGCTTGCGGAACCGTTGGGGGCGCATCCGCTCGTCGCCGAGACGGTGGCGAACCGCTACGACCGGGCGCTGGCTCAGCCGGCCGCCGCCTGA
- the trxA gene encoding thioredoxin translates to MPDINSPATVTITDASFASEVLSSKLPVLVDFWATWCGPCKMVAPVLEEIAGEKADQLVVAKLDVDANPETARQFQISSIPTLILFKDGNPVTRITGTKGKAALLRALAEHE, encoded by the coding sequence ATGCCCGACATCAACAGTCCCGCCACGGTGACCATCACCGACGCTTCCTTCGCCTCGGAGGTGCTGTCGAGCAAACTCCCTGTCCTCGTTGACTTCTGGGCTACCTGGTGCGGCCCGTGCAAGATGGTCGCCCCGGTGCTCGAAGAGATAGCCGGAGAGAAGGCCGACCAGCTCGTCGTCGCCAAACTCGATGTCGACGCCAATCCCGAGACCGCCCGGCAGTTCCAGATCTCTTCGATCCCGACGCTGATCCTGTTCAAGGACGGTAATCCGGTAACCCGGATCACCGGCACCAAGGGCAAGGCGGCGCTGTTGCGGGCACTCGCCGAACACGAGTGA
- a CDS encoding tRNA (cytidine(34)-2'-O)-methyltransferase, with protein MFNVLFYSPRIPPNTGNAIRMVAATGAQLHLVEPLGFDLSEPKLRRAGLDYHDLAWVRVHASLPSAWEALGDGRVFAFTAGAHIPYTDVSYQPGDVLMFGPEPTGLDEATLADPHITARVRIPMLAGRRSLNLSNAAAVAVYEAWRQHGFADGV; from the coding sequence GTGTTCAACGTGCTGTTCTACTCACCGCGGATCCCGCCCAATACCGGCAACGCAATCCGCATGGTGGCGGCCACCGGCGCGCAACTGCATCTGGTCGAGCCGCTGGGCTTCGACCTGTCCGAGCCCAAGCTGCGCCGCGCCGGGCTGGACTACCACGACCTGGCTTGGGTGCGAGTGCACGCGTCGCTGCCGTCGGCATGGGAGGCGCTAGGTGACGGCCGGGTGTTCGCGTTCACCGCCGGCGCCCACATCCCCTACACCGATGTGAGCTATCAGCCCGGCGACGTGCTGATGTTCGGCCCCGAACCCACCGGCTTGGACGAGGCGACACTGGCCGACCCACACATCACCGCTCGAGTGCGCATCCCAATGCTGGCCGGGCGGCGGTCACTGAATCTGTCGAACGCCGCCGCCGTCGCGGTCTACGAGGCGTGGCGCCAGCACGGGTTCGCCGACGGGGTGTAG
- the trxB gene encoding thioredoxin-disulfide reductase — translation MSATTRVHDVIVIGSGPAGYTAALYTARAQLAPLVFEGTSFGGALMTTTEVENYPGFPEGITGPELMDRMREQALRFGSELRTEDIDSVSLAGPVKSVVTADGETHRARAVILAMGAAARYLNVPGEQALLGRGVSSCATCDGFFFRDQDIAVIGGGDSAMEEAVFLTRFARSVTLVHRRNEFRASRIMVTRARAEGKIRFVTNNTVVAVEGGDTVTGLRLRDTAGVESVLPVTGVFVAIGHDPRSALVRDQVAVDADGYVLAQPGSTRTSLEGVFAAGDLMDRRYRQAVTAAASGCAAAIDTERWLAEGNPPTATPAVGGVGASTDSGLLEALP, via the coding sequence ATGTCTGCCACCACCAGGGTCCACGACGTGATTGTCATCGGTTCCGGTCCAGCCGGCTACACGGCTGCCCTGTACACCGCACGTGCGCAATTGGCGCCGCTGGTATTCGAGGGCACATCGTTCGGCGGTGCGCTGATGACCACCACCGAGGTGGAGAACTACCCGGGATTCCCCGAAGGGATCACCGGCCCCGAGTTAATGGATCGGATGCGAGAGCAGGCGCTGCGATTCGGGTCGGAACTGCGCACCGAAGACATCGACTCGGTATCCCTGGCCGGCCCGGTCAAATCGGTTGTCACCGCCGACGGCGAAACCCATCGAGCACGGGCCGTCATCCTGGCGATGGGTGCGGCGGCGCGGTACTTGAATGTCCCCGGCGAACAAGCACTGCTCGGGCGCGGGGTGAGTTCGTGCGCGACGTGTGACGGATTCTTCTTCCGCGACCAGGACATCGCAGTAATCGGTGGCGGCGACTCGGCGATGGAGGAGGCCGTCTTCCTGACCCGATTCGCCCGCAGCGTGACACTCGTCCACCGCCGTAACGAGTTCCGCGCCTCCCGAATCATGGTGACCCGGGCCCGCGCCGAGGGCAAGATCCGGTTCGTCACCAACAACACGGTGGTCGCCGTCGAAGGCGGCGACACGGTCACCGGACTGCGCTTGCGCGACACCGCGGGTGTCGAATCGGTACTCCCGGTGACCGGTGTGTTCGTCGCGATCGGCCACGACCCGCGTTCGGCATTGGTACGCGATCAGGTGGCAGTCGACGCCGACGGCTACGTGTTGGCCCAGCCCGGCAGTACCCGCACGTCGCTGGAAGGCGTTTTCGCGGCCGGCGACCTGATGGACCGCAGGTATCGCCAGGCGGTCACCGCCGCCGCTTCGGGTTGCGCAGCCGCTATCGACACCGAGCGCTGGCTGGCCGAGGGCAATCCACCGACGGCGACGCCTGCCGTGGGAGGCGTGGGCGCCTCGACCGACAGCGGCCTGCTCGAAGCACTGCCGTGA
- a CDS encoding MFS transporter: MTHSHQIFDWNPEDIAAWEGGNKNIARRNLLCMMAADHVAFSIWALWSVMVLFMPESEYGLSTGDKLLITATATLTGAALRIPYTLAIARYGGRNWTVFSALLLLIPSVWTILLLANPGQPLWMYVMCAALTGCGGANYAASLANINAFYPQRLKGGALGLSAGIGNLGVAGVQVVGLLVLSTVGSKPYWVCGIYLVLSVAVAIAAALLMDNLDHAIEVETLGDVMRVPDTWVLALLYVGTFGTFIGFSFAFGQVLTVNFIAAGQAAKAASLHAAQFAWIGPLLGALSRIYGGRLADRVGGSRVTLVVFVGMIATTAALVAISIRSDHSAGGTTTGTMVGYVACLLCLFTLAGFGKGSVFKMIPAVIEARSHSLGPGIDETERRHWSRNTSGALIGFAAAAGAAGGVGVDMALRASYRSTGSDTSAFCLFLVIYAAAAAITWLAYVRRPYASRSVMSGRTAAEPEPRSSASAVAGDVLVGLPISGEEAR; the protein is encoded by the coding sequence ATGACGCACAGTCATCAAATTTTCGATTGGAATCCTGAAGATATTGCTGCGTGGGAAGGCGGCAACAAGAATATCGCGCGGCGCAACCTGTTGTGCATGATGGCCGCCGACCACGTCGCCTTCTCGATCTGGGCGCTCTGGTCGGTCATGGTGCTGTTCATGCCGGAATCCGAGTACGGGCTCTCGACCGGCGACAAGTTGCTGATCACTGCCACCGCCACCTTGACCGGGGCCGCGCTCCGGATCCCGTACACCCTGGCGATTGCGCGCTACGGTGGCCGCAACTGGACGGTGTTCTCGGCGTTGCTGCTGCTCATCCCGAGCGTCTGGACCATCCTCCTGTTGGCCAACCCGGGCCAACCGCTGTGGATGTACGTGATGTGCGCCGCACTAACGGGATGCGGAGGCGCCAACTACGCGGCATCGCTGGCCAACATCAACGCCTTTTACCCGCAACGGCTCAAGGGCGGGGCTTTGGGTCTCAGCGCCGGCATCGGTAACCTCGGGGTGGCCGGCGTCCAAGTGGTGGGCCTGCTGGTCCTCAGCACCGTCGGGAGCAAACCGTACTGGGTATGTGGCATCTACCTGGTTCTTTCGGTGGCCGTGGCGATAGCGGCGGCGCTGTTGATGGACAACCTGGACCACGCGATCGAGGTGGAGACGCTGGGGGACGTCATGCGCGTGCCTGATACCTGGGTCCTCGCGCTGCTCTACGTCGGCACCTTCGGGACGTTCATCGGATTCTCGTTCGCGTTCGGCCAAGTGCTGACGGTCAATTTCATCGCTGCAGGACAAGCCGCCAAGGCGGCGTCATTACACGCTGCCCAGTTCGCCTGGATCGGGCCGCTGCTGGGGGCGCTGTCGCGGATCTACGGTGGTCGACTGGCAGACCGGGTCGGCGGCAGCAGGGTCACCCTTGTCGTCTTCGTCGGGATGATCGCCACCACAGCCGCATTGGTCGCCATCAGTATCCGCAGTGATCACTCTGCGGGCGGTACAACCACCGGCACCATGGTCGGATATGTCGCGTGCTTGCTCTGCCTGTTCACGCTGGCCGGATTCGGCAAGGGCTCGGTGTTCAAGATGATTCCCGCGGTCATTGAAGCGCGCAGTCACTCGCTTGGACCCGGAATTGATGAAACCGAACGCCGCCATTGGTCGCGGAACACGTCAGGGGCGTTGATCGGATTTGCCGCGGCGGCCGGGGCGGCCGGCGGGGTCGGCGTTGACATGGCTTTGCGCGCGTCGTACCGCAGCACCGGATCGGACACATCGGCTTTCTGCCTGTTCTTGGTGATCTACGCCGCGGCCGCCGCGATCACCTGGCTGGCATACGTGCGCCGCCCCTATGCCAGTCGGTCGGTCATGTCGGGCCGAACTGCCGCGGAGCCGGAGCCGCGGTCCTCGGCAAGTGCGGTGGCCGGTGACGTGTTGGTCGGACTGCCGATCTCCGGAGAAGAAGCCCGCTGA